From Vibrio aerogenes, a single genomic window includes:
- the trpCF gene encoding bifunctional indole-3-glycerol-phosphate synthase TrpC/phosphoribosylanthranilate isomerase TrpF, with protein sequence MDKQLSEHISTRHTDMAEVLTRIVKDKKCWLEARMAAQPLATFKDELSPSDRSFYDALNTGKTAFILECKKASPSKGLIREDFNLDEIASVYRNHANAISVLTDEKYFQGNLEFLPRIRNQVTQPVLCKDFMLAPYQVSLARYYGADAILLMLSVLDDEAYREMADVAHSLNMGVLTEVSNEAELERALALEAKVIGINNRNLRDLTTDLDRTRQLAPKIPEGITIISESGIYTNQQVRDLSQYANGFLIGSSLMAEEDLELAVRRVTLGENKVCGLTRAQDAAQVWQAGAVYGGLIFVKASPRYVTPEQARTVIAAAPLKYVGVFRDMPVETIGEIAHQLSLSAVQLHGHEDQAYVNLLRSVLDKSIAIWKAYGVGEGENIPEPLEHHTDRHLYDTKSGNQSGGTGLTFDWTQLSRTKDVMLAGGLSPDNAQQAASLGCTGLDFNSGVESAPGLKDPEKIQQAFQQIRNY encoded by the coding sequence ATGGACAAGCAACTCTCAGAACATATTTCCACCCGGCATACCGACATGGCAGAAGTACTGACCCGGATCGTCAAAGACAAAAAATGCTGGCTGGAAGCACGGATGGCCGCACAGCCACTGGCAACATTTAAGGATGAACTTTCTCCATCCGACCGGAGTTTCTATGACGCACTGAATACCGGTAAGACTGCCTTTATTCTGGAATGTAAGAAAGCCTCTCCGTCAAAAGGATTGATCCGCGAAGATTTTAACCTTGATGAAATCGCTTCCGTTTACCGCAACCACGCAAATGCGATTTCGGTATTGACTGACGAAAAATATTTTCAGGGCAATCTTGAATTCTTACCACGGATACGCAATCAGGTCACCCAACCGGTTTTATGTAAAGATTTTATGCTGGCCCCTTATCAGGTCAGCCTTGCCCGATACTATGGTGCCGATGCGATTTTGCTGATGCTGTCGGTGTTAGACGACGAAGCTTACCGTGAAATGGCCGATGTGGCGCACTCATTAAATATGGGCGTACTGACAGAAGTCAGCAATGAAGCAGAACTGGAACGCGCTCTTGCTCTGGAAGCCAAAGTGATCGGGATTAACAACCGGAATCTGCGTGATTTAACCACAGATCTGGACCGCACCAGGCAACTGGCACCTAAAATACCGGAAGGTATCACCATCATTTCCGAGTCAGGAATTTATACCAACCAACAGGTCCGGGATTTATCACAATACGCCAACGGTTTTTTAATTGGCAGCTCCTTAATGGCAGAGGAAGACCTTGAGCTGGCAGTTCGCCGGGTCACATTGGGTGAAAATAAGGTATGTGGTCTGACCCGTGCCCAGGATGCGGCGCAGGTCTGGCAGGCAGGCGCTGTCTATGGCGGACTGATTTTTGTCAAAGCCTCACCACGTTATGTCACCCCGGAGCAAGCCAGAACAGTGATCGCAGCAGCCCCGCTAAAATATGTGGGTGTCTTTCGCGATATGCCAGTGGAGACGATAGGTGAGATTGCCCATCAGCTTTCTCTGAGTGCAGTTCAGCTGCACGGTCACGAAGATCAGGCCTACGTCAACCTGCTTCGCAGCGTCCTCGATAAATCAATCGCGATATGGAAAGCGTATGGTGTCGGAGAAGGAGAAAATATCCCCGAGCCGCTTGAACATCACACAGACCGTCACCTGTACGACACAAAATCCGGCAATCAGTCCGGCGGAACCGGCTTAACGTTCGACTGGACGCAACTCTCCCGGACAAAAGACGTGATGCTGGCAGGCGGATTATCTCCTGATAATGCTCAACAGGCCGCATCTCTCGGCTGCACCGGATTAGACTTCAACTCAGGTGTTGAATCTGCACCCGGTTTAAAAGACCCTGAAAAAATACAACAGGCTTTTCAGCAAATCCGAAATTACTGA
- the rnm gene encoding RNase RNM, translating to MKIDLHSHTTASDGRLSPEALVDRAIEHRIDVLAITDHDCVDGLVRASQYIHEHQLSLCLIHGIEFSTVWQNKDIHIVGLNIDPQHPALLALIQAQRARRQERARLIASRLEKATRPGVFDEVSAIAGDAMVTRGHFAMWLVENGYVKSMQQVFKKYLSRNCPGYVPPDWCSMNEAIEAIHMAGGQAVLAHPGRYQLSAKWLKRLVEAFRDAGGDAMEVAQPQQGTQERRNLVNNALHYGLLASQGSDFHYPSPWLDLGRNLWLPSDIEPVWKDWDFFPFVSVVNDEES from the coding sequence ATGAAAATAGATTTACATAGCCATACCACCGCTTCTGATGGTCGATTGTCGCCGGAAGCTTTGGTTGACAGGGCCATTGAGCATCGCATTGATGTTCTGGCGATCACCGATCATGATTGTGTGGATGGTTTAGTGCGGGCGTCGCAATATATCCACGAACATCAGCTTTCACTCTGTCTGATTCATGGTATTGAATTCTCGACGGTCTGGCAGAATAAAGATATTCATATTGTCGGATTAAATATCGACCCACAGCATCCTGCATTGCTTGCGTTAATTCAGGCGCAGCGGGCACGACGCCAGGAGCGGGCCCGTTTGATCGCCAGCCGGCTGGAGAAAGCAACCCGTCCGGGAGTGTTTGATGAGGTTTCTGCGATAGCTGGTGATGCGATGGTGACCCGTGGACACTTTGCCATGTGGCTGGTAGAAAACGGCTACGTTAAGTCGATGCAGCAGGTGTTCAAAAAATATCTGAGCAGAAACTGTCCGGGTTATGTGCCGCCTGACTGGTGCTCAATGAATGAAGCGATCGAAGCGATTCATATGGCAGGCGGACAGGCTGTTCTGGCGCATCCAGGACGGTATCAGTTGAGCGCTAAGTGGCTGAAACGTTTAGTTGAAGCATTTCGTGATGCTGGCGGTGATGCGATGGAAGTTGCTCAGCCACAACAAGGAACGCAGGAAAGGCGCAATTTGGTTAATAATGCGCTACACTACGGCCTGTTAGCGTCTCAGGGGAGCGATTTCCACTATCCATCTCCCTGGCTGGATTTAGGCCGAAATCTGTGGTTGCCTTCTGATATTGAACCTGTATGGAAAGATTGGGATTTTTTCCCATTTGTAAGCGTCGTTAATGACGAGGAGTCGTAA
- a CDS encoding L-threonylcarbamoyladenylate synthase, protein MSQYFYVHPENPQARLINQAVAIVRNGGVIVYPTDSGYALGCQLENKSALEQICRIRHLNDKHNFTLLCRDLSELSLYARVDNTAFRLLRNNTPGPYTFIFKGTKEVPRRLMNPKRKTIGIRVPDNRIALDLLEALGEPLMSTSLILPGKEVTESDPEEIRDSLEHSVDVILNGGYLGEQPTTVIDFSEGEMIVQRLGAGDPAPFEL, encoded by the coding sequence ATGAGCCAGTATTTTTATGTCCATCCTGAAAACCCGCAGGCCCGGTTGATTAACCAGGCGGTTGCTATTGTACGAAATGGTGGGGTGATTGTTTACCCGACAGACTCAGGGTATGCATTAGGATGTCAGCTGGAAAATAAATCCGCTTTGGAACAAATTTGCCGGATCCGGCATTTGAATGATAAACACAATTTTACGCTGTTGTGCAGAGACCTGTCAGAGTTATCCTTGTATGCCCGTGTTGATAATACCGCGTTTCGTCTGTTGAGAAATAATACGCCCGGACCTTATACCTTTATCTTTAAAGGCACAAAAGAGGTGCCAAGACGCCTGATGAATCCCAAAAGAAAAACCATTGGCATCCGGGTTCCGGATAACCGGATTGCACTGGATTTGCTGGAAGCTCTGGGCGAACCTCTTATGTCAACATCATTAATTCTGCCTGGTAAAGAAGTGACTGAATCTGATCCGGAAGAAATCCGCGATTCACTGGAGCATTCTGTGGATGTGATTCTCAATGGTGGCTATCTGGGAGAACAACCGACAACTGTGATTGATTTTAGTGAGGGTGAAATGATCGTGCAGCGACTTGGGGCGGGAGATCCGGCACCATTTGAATTGTGA
- a CDS encoding aminodeoxychorismate/anthranilate synthase component II — MAHIIFIDNFDSFTYNLVDQFRSLGHQVTVYRNQIQASRIISAVREADTPVVVLSPGPGIPSEAGSVPELLQTLKGEVPIIGICLGHQAIVEAYGGTVAGAGEIVHGKISMMTYQPHQVYQDLPSPLTIARYHSLVATEVPDSLTVTAEVDGLVMSVIHEQDKVCGFQFHPESIMTTHGAQLLENTIVWALQ, encoded by the coding sequence ATGGCTCACATTATCTTTATCGACAATTTCGATTCGTTTACTTATAACCTGGTTGATCAATTCCGCTCTCTGGGTCATCAGGTCACGGTTTATCGTAACCAGATTCAAGCCTCCCGGATTATATCGGCAGTCCGGGAAGCAGATACACCCGTTGTCGTATTATCACCCGGCCCCGGTATTCCTTCAGAAGCGGGCTCTGTGCCCGAGCTGCTTCAGACCCTGAAAGGTGAAGTCCCAATCATTGGTATCTGTCTGGGCCATCAGGCGATCGTGGAAGCTTATGGGGGGACCGTCGCGGGTGCTGGTGAAATTGTACACGGAAAAATCTCAATGATGACCTATCAGCCCCATCAGGTTTATCAGGACTTACCCTCGCCGCTGACAATTGCCAGATATCACTCTCTGGTCGCAACAGAGGTTCCCGACAGTCTGACCGTTACAGCAGAAGTTGACGGGTTGGTCATGTCCGTAATTCATGAACAGGATAAAGTCTGCGGGTTTCAGTTCCATCCGGAGTCAATTATGACAACCCACGGCGCACAGTTGCTGGAAAATACCATCGTCTGGGCACTGCAGTAA
- the trpA gene encoding tryptophan synthase subunit alpha, translating into MSRYEKLFQQLAEKNQGAFVPFVTIGDPDPETSFEVMKALAEGGADALELGMPFSDPSADGPTIQGANIRALDAGTTPDICFSLIAKMRELYPDLPIGLLMYANLVYARGIDHFYQQCQQAGVDSVLIADVPTNEGQVFVEAAEKYNIAPIFIAPPTADEAMLKSVATLSQGYTYLLSRGGVTGTETKANMPIDSLLASLKQYNAPPALLGFGISEPSQVKQALDSGAAGAISGSAVVKIIESNQADSAVLTEKLKAFVSEMKQATLK; encoded by the coding sequence ATGAGCCGCTACGAAAAACTATTTCAACAGCTTGCGGAAAAAAACCAGGGCGCATTTGTGCCATTTGTCACGATTGGCGACCCTGATCCGGAAACGTCATTCGAAGTGATGAAAGCATTAGCCGAAGGGGGTGCGGATGCGCTGGAACTGGGCATGCCTTTTTCTGATCCTTCAGCGGACGGTCCGACCATTCAGGGAGCCAATATCCGGGCCCTTGATGCCGGCACCACACCAGACATCTGCTTTTCTCTGATCGCAAAAATGCGCGAATTATACCCTGACCTGCCCATCGGTTTATTGATGTACGCGAATCTGGTTTATGCGCGGGGTATCGATCATTTCTACCAGCAATGTCAGCAAGCCGGTGTTGACTCCGTTCTGATTGCCGATGTACCGACTAATGAAGGCCAGGTGTTTGTCGAAGCGGCTGAGAAATATAACATCGCCCCTATTTTCATTGCCCCGCCAACTGCCGATGAAGCCATGCTGAAATCTGTTGCGACTTTGAGCCAGGGCTATACTTATCTGCTTTCCCGTGGTGGCGTCACCGGCACAGAAACCAAAGCAAACATGCCGATCGACTCACTTCTGGCATCACTCAAACAGTATAATGCACCACCCGCCCTGCTCGGTTTCGGTATTTCTGAACCATCTCAGGTCAAACAAGCACTGGATTCAGGTGCTGCCGGTGCAATTTCAGGCTCAGCCGTCGTCAAAATTATCGAATCTAATCAGGCTGACAGCGCGGTACTCACTGAAAAACTCAAAGCATTTGTGTCTGAAATGAAACAAGCCACACTAAAATAA
- a CDS encoding lactonase family protein → MAQHRMYCHQPYPSAERKNYRCWIAAGKTGIFSADFSSQTQALNHIHQSVVTAPLSVTYLTQHPKHPVLYAVLRGEGFGQIHAYGLAKGGELSLLNQIDVPAGAAHCSIDCEGKFLLVAYYTSGKAGIYPLDDSGHLSGTRHEIHFTGHSLHPGRQTSPHPHWIGCNPKNDAVYITDLGRDEISVYQRHPISGKLLCQQQISVAPGSGPRHIAFHPSLDIVYVTHELRPGISRYRCDTRTGKLYIQETQYIQEKSCIQEKLCIQEILDSLTGQKHVTGQTCSEEMYNASDLTIHPSGRFLYVLNRGVAVISVFSIHQKTGELKLMASEPAYTPSCRNITLTPDGQWMFVTGEFSNSVVIFRVNQKTGELAWLPPIVEVPNAMLTLIGLADE, encoded by the coding sequence ATGGCTCAACACAGAATGTACTGTCACCAACCTTACCCTTCGGCTGAAAGAAAAAATTACCGCTGCTGGATAGCAGCCGGAAAAACAGGGATTTTTTCCGCTGACTTTTCATCACAAACACAAGCTTTAAATCATATACATCAATCAGTCGTCACGGCGCCACTGAGCGTCACATACCTCACTCAACACCCAAAGCATCCTGTTTTATATGCAGTACTCCGGGGAGAAGGTTTTGGACAAATTCATGCTTACGGTCTAGCGAAGGGGGGTGAACTCTCTTTATTGAATCAAATCGATGTACCGGCAGGTGCAGCGCATTGCAGCATTGATTGTGAGGGAAAGTTTCTGCTCGTCGCTTACTATACCAGCGGCAAAGCAGGGATTTATCCATTAGATGACTCCGGCCATCTCAGCGGAACCCGGCACGAAATTCACTTTACAGGCCATAGTTTGCATCCCGGACGTCAGACTTCCCCTCATCCACACTGGATTGGATGCAACCCAAAAAATGACGCTGTATACATCACTGATTTAGGCCGTGATGAGATTAGCGTGTATCAGCGTCACCCGATTTCTGGCAAGCTTCTTTGCCAGCAGCAAATCTCTGTGGCTCCGGGTTCAGGACCAAGACATATAGCTTTTCACCCTTCACTCGATATTGTTTATGTGACCCATGAACTCCGGCCCGGTATTAGCCGCTATCGATGCGACACCCGCACAGGCAAGCTATATATTCAGGAAACACAATATATTCAGGAAAAGTCATGTATTCAGGAAAAGCTATGTATTCAGGAAATTTTGGATAGTCTCACGGGCCAAAAACACGTGACAGGACAAACATGTTCGGAGGAGATGTACAATGCCTCAGACCTGACAATTCACCCTTCAGGTCGCTTTTTATATGTTCTGAACCGAGGGGTTGCGGTGATTTCTGTATTTTCAATTCATCAGAAAACAGGAGAGTTAAAACTCATGGCCAGCGAGCCGGCCTACACACCGTCTTGCAGGAATATCACCTTAACACCTGATGGACAGTGGATGTTTGTCACGGGAGAATTCAGCAACTCTGTCGTTATTTTCAGAGTCAATCAAAAGACAGGGGAATTAGCATGGCTGCCACCCATCGTTGAAGTCCCCAACGCCATGCTGACACTGATCGGTCTGGCAGATGAATAA
- a CDS encoding anthranilate synthase component 1, which translates to MNNTIHINKLGNIRLLTKNMPYHADPTVLFHTLCEKKTDSLLLESAEIDSKANLKSLLLIDAAVRIICTGHKVTFQALTENGQALISHLAKNIKTEIQTEQTAHELSLFFSAPDLTLDEDSRLRESSSFDALRLVQHSFDRTGLDRYAIFLGGVFAYDLVANFEPLGDVEGKNKCPDYVFYVAETLMIVDHQTQTCQVRGTLFNPVTSTEEKITARLSDISHQCEDLKELPKVLPPSSEDVTPSISDQAYCDIVEDLKGYIVRGDIFQVVPSRTFSLPCPSPLTAYKKLKDNNPSPYMFYMQDERFTLFGASPESALKYDQSTNQIEIYPIAGTRQRGKNPDGSINLDLDGRIELDLRCDRKENAEHMMLVDLARNDVARIAEAGSRHVADLLKVDRYSHVMHLVSRVIGQLRSDLDALHAYQACMNMGTLTGAPKIRAMQLIRSVEKERRGSYGGAVGYLTGEGDLDTCIVIRSAYVENGVANVQAGAGIVYDSDPQAEADETRNKAQAVISAIQTAHTLSSGK; encoded by the coding sequence ATGAATAACACCATACATATTAATAAATTAGGCAATATCCGCCTGCTCACGAAAAATATGCCTTATCACGCAGATCCAACGGTTCTGTTTCATACGCTGTGTGAAAAAAAGACGGACAGCTTACTGCTTGAATCCGCAGAAATTGATTCAAAAGCAAATTTAAAAAGCTTACTGCTCATCGATGCCGCAGTGCGGATCATATGTACAGGACACAAAGTCACCTTTCAGGCCCTGACAGAAAATGGTCAGGCTTTGATCAGCCATCTGGCAAAAAATATTAAAACGGAAATCCAAACCGAACAGACGGCGCATGAATTGTCTCTTTTCTTTTCGGCTCCGGACCTGACACTGGACGAAGACAGCCGGTTACGCGAATCTTCCTCCTTTGATGCACTGCGCCTGGTTCAGCACAGCTTTGACCGGACAGGCCTTGATCGATACGCCATTTTTCTGGGCGGCGTTTTTGCCTATGATTTAGTGGCAAATTTTGAACCACTGGGTGATGTCGAAGGTAAAAACAAGTGTCCCGATTATGTTTTCTACGTAGCTGAAACACTCATGATTGTGGACCACCAGACACAAACCTGCCAGGTTCGCGGCACCCTGTTTAATCCGGTGACCAGCACGGAAGAAAAAATCACGGCAAGGCTCAGCGACATCAGTCATCAGTGTGAAGATTTAAAAGAACTGCCCAAAGTGCTGCCACCCAGCTCTGAAGATGTCACCCCTTCGATTTCCGATCAGGCATATTGTGACATTGTTGAAGATCTGAAAGGCTATATTGTCCGGGGAGATATTTTTCAGGTTGTGCCGTCCCGGACATTCAGTCTGCCTTGCCCTTCCCCACTGACGGCCTATAAAAAGCTCAAAGATAACAATCCAAGTCCTTATATGTTTTACATGCAGGATGAAAGATTCACTTTGTTTGGCGCCTCTCCGGAAAGTGCCCTGAAATATGATCAAAGCACAAACCAGATTGAAATCTATCCGATTGCCGGGACACGTCAACGGGGCAAAAATCCGGATGGTTCAATTAATCTGGATCTGGATGGCCGTATTGAGCTGGACCTGCGCTGTGACCGGAAAGAAAACGCTGAACATATGATGCTGGTTGATCTGGCCCGGAATGATGTCGCCCGCATCGCTGAAGCCGGTTCAAGACATGTTGCCGATTTGCTGAAAGTCGATCGTTACAGCCATGTCATGCATCTTGTATCCAGAGTGATTGGCCAGTTACGTTCAGATCTGGATGCCTTACACGCTTATCAGGCATGTATGAATATGGGCACACTGACCGGTGCACCTAAAATCAGGGCAATGCAACTGATTCGCTCTGTAGAAAAAGAACGTCGCGGCAGCTATGGCGGTGCCGTTGGTTATCTCACTGGTGAAGGTGATCTCGATACCTGTATCGTCATTCGCTCAGCCTATGTTGAAAATGGTGTTGCGAATGTACAGGCCGGTGCTGGTATTGTTTACGATTCCGATCCACAGGCCGAAGCGGATGAAACCCGGAATAAAGCTCAGGCTGTCATTTCAGCAATTCAAACCGCACACACGCTTTCATCAGGTAAATAA
- the rluB gene encoding 23S rRNA pseudouridine(2605) synthase RluB yields the protein MSEKLQKVLARAGHGSRRELETLIRAGRVSVDGKVAILGERLEDEDATVRIDGHTVSVKAHEEVICRVLAYYKPEGELCTRHDPEGRRTVFDRLPKIRGSRWVSIGRLDANTSGLLLFTTDGELANRLMHPSRQVEREYLVRVFGDVTEEMIKNLVNGVALEDGEARFEDIVYAGGEGMNHTFYVVINEGRNREVRRLWESQGTTVSRLKRVRYGDIFLDKALPRGGWVELSLKEVNYLRELVELRPEQRTMIDVSKDNTSRKRERSRSQKIRRAVKRHEERISSPKGRGVKGRSLKRT from the coding sequence ATGAGCGAAAAGTTACAAAAGGTTTTAGCAAGAGCTGGCCATGGCTCGCGTCGTGAGCTGGAAACACTGATCCGTGCCGGACGGGTGAGTGTCGATGGTAAAGTTGCAATTTTGGGTGAGCGTCTGGAAGATGAAGATGCGACAGTCCGGATTGATGGACATACTGTTTCTGTTAAAGCACATGAAGAAGTAATTTGCCGCGTCCTTGCTTATTACAAACCTGAAGGGGAACTATGTACCCGCCATGATCCGGAAGGGCGACGAACCGTCTTTGACCGGTTGCCGAAAATCCGGGGCTCCAGATGGGTTTCCATCGGGCGACTGGATGCCAATACTTCAGGATTGCTGTTGTTTACCACTGATGGTGAATTAGCCAACCGGCTGATGCACCCAAGTCGTCAGGTTGAACGGGAATATCTTGTCCGTGTCTTTGGCGATGTGACTGAAGAGATGATTAAAAACCTGGTCAATGGTGTCGCACTCGAAGATGGGGAAGCCCGATTTGAAGACATTGTGTATGCGGGTGGTGAAGGGATGAATCATACCTTCTATGTTGTCATTAATGAAGGTCGTAACCGGGAAGTTCGCCGGTTGTGGGAATCTCAGGGAACTACGGTTAGTCGTCTGAAGCGGGTTCGTTATGGAGATATCTTCCTGGATAAAGCATTGCCTCGTGGTGGCTGGGTTGAGCTGAGCCTGAAAGAGGTGAATTACTTACGCGAACTGGTGGAATTAAGGCCAGAGCAGCGTACGATGATTGATGTATCTAAAGATAATACATCCCGCAAGCGGGAGCGCTCAAGAAGCCAGAAGATTCGCCGGGCGGTGAAACGTCACGAAGAACGTATTTCAAGTCCCAAGGGAAGGGGCGTTAAAGGACGCTCGTTGAAAAGAACGTAA
- the trpD gene encoding anthranilate phosphoribosyltransferase encodes MQAIIDKLYAQTSLTQQESYRLFEQIIRGEMDPILMAALLTALKIKGETPEEISGAAQALLDNAVAFPRPDYDFADIVGTGGDGANTINISTTAAFVAAGCGVKVAKHGNRSVSSKSGSSDLLDAFGINLAMTPENTRKAVDELGVAFLFAPQYHGGVRHAMPVRQTLKTRTIFNILGPLINPARPNIELMGVYDPALIQPIAETMLKMGMKRAAVVHGSGLDEVAIHGETQVAEIHNQQITRYTLTPDDFGLNTFPLSSIEGGTPEENRLIIENILTGRGSEPQMSAVAVNVALLLRLFGQEDLKQNAAKAMDVMQTGQAFHLVKQLAAQG; translated from the coding sequence ATGCAAGCAATTATTGATAAACTGTATGCGCAAACATCGCTGACACAGCAGGAATCATACCGGTTATTTGAACAGATTATCCGCGGTGAAATGGACCCGATCCTGATGGCTGCATTACTGACAGCGCTGAAAATCAAAGGCGAAACCCCGGAGGAAATATCCGGTGCTGCACAGGCATTACTGGATAATGCCGTCGCTTTCCCCCGGCCTGATTATGACTTTGCAGACATTGTCGGAACCGGTGGCGATGGCGCCAATACCATTAATATTTCGACAACAGCCGCATTCGTTGCTGCCGGTTGCGGCGTAAAAGTCGCAAAACACGGTAACCGCAGCGTCTCCAGTAAATCCGGCTCGTCCGATTTGCTGGATGCCTTTGGCATCAATCTGGCAATGACTCCGGAAAATACCCGTAAAGCGGTGGATGAACTGGGCGTCGCTTTCTTGTTCGCGCCCCAGTATCACGGCGGTGTCCGCCATGCAATGCCGGTTCGCCAGACATTAAAAACCAGAACCATTTTTAACATTCTTGGTCCGTTAATTAACCCGGCCCGGCCAAATATTGAACTGATGGGTGTGTATGACCCGGCTTTAATTCAGCCCATTGCAGAAACCATGCTGAAGATGGGAATGAAACGCGCGGCTGTTGTTCATGGCTCAGGGCTCGATGAAGTCGCCATCCATGGTGAAACACAGGTTGCAGAGATACACAATCAGCAAATCACACGCTATACACTCACTCCTGACGATTTTGGCCTGAATACCTTCCCGCTGTCATCAATTGAAGGCGGTACACCGGAGGAAAATCGTCTGATTATAGAAAATATTCTGACCGGCAGAGGCTCTGAACCACAAATGTCTGCGGTTGCTGTCAATGTTGCGCTACTATTGCGTCTCTTTGGTCAGGAAGACCTGAAACAAAATGCCGCGAAAGCAATGGATGTGATGCAAACCGGTCAGGCATTTCACCTGGTTAAACAACTTGCAGCGCAAGGGTAA
- the trpB gene encoding tryptophan synthase subunit beta has protein sequence MSKLDAYFGEYGGQYVPQILVPALDQLEQAFIDAQQDPEFRSEFMSLLQEYAGRPTALTLTRNLVKGTKTKLYLKREDLLHGGAHKTNQVLGQVLLAKRMGKTEIIAETGAGQHGVATAIACALMDLKCRVYMGAKDVERQSPNVFRMRLMGAEVIPVHSGSSTLKDACNEALRDWSASYETAHYLLGTAAGPHPFPTIVREFQRIIGEETKNQILAREGSLPDAVIACVGGGSNAIGMFADFIDEKDVRLIGVEPGGKGIDTPMHGAPLKHGKTGIFFGMKAPLMQDENGQVEESYSVSAGLDFPSVGPQHAHLNATGRAEYVNITDDEALDAFKELARHEGIIGALESSHALAHALKMAQAEPEKEQVLIVNLSGRGDKDIFTVHKILEEKGEL, from the coding sequence ATGTCTAAATTAGACGCATATTTCGGCGAATACGGAGGACAATACGTTCCCCAGATCTTAGTTCCGGCACTTGATCAGCTGGAACAGGCATTCATTGATGCACAGCAGGACCCTGAATTTCGGTCTGAATTCATGTCCTTACTTCAGGAATATGCCGGACGCCCAACGGCATTAACACTGACACGTAATCTGGTGAAAGGTACCAAAACCAAACTTTATCTGAAACGTGAAGATTTACTTCACGGTGGTGCCCATAAGACCAATCAGGTTCTCGGACAGGTCTTGCTGGCCAAACGCATGGGAAAAACCGAAATCATTGCCGAAACAGGCGCCGGACAACATGGTGTTGCAACGGCCATCGCCTGTGCACTGATGGATCTGAAATGCCGGGTGTATATGGGCGCAAAAGATGTTGAACGCCAAAGTCCGAATGTATTCAGAATGCGCCTGATGGGAGCAGAAGTCATTCCGGTTCATTCAGGGTCTTCCACGCTGAAAGATGCCTGCAATGAAGCCTTGCGTGACTGGTCAGCCTCTTATGAAACCGCGCACTATTTGCTGGGCACTGCGGCCGGGCCTCACCCATTCCCGACGATTGTCCGCGAATTCCAGCGCATTATTGGCGAAGAAACCAAAAATCAGATTCTTGCCCGGGAAGGCAGTCTGCCGGATGCAGTCATCGCCTGTGTCGGCGGAGGTTCCAACGCCATTGGCATGTTCGCTGATTTTATTGATGAAAAAGATGTTCGTCTGATTGGTGTAGAGCCTGGTGGTAAGGGAATTGACACACCGATGCACGGCGCACCACTAAAACATGGCAAAACCGGTATCTTCTTCGGGATGAAAGCGCCTCTGATGCAAGATGAAAATGGTCAGGTAGAAGAATCTTACTCCGTTTCCGCCGGACTTGATTTTCCGTCTGTCGGTCCACAGCATGCCCATCTAAATGCAACCGGCAGAGCCGAATATGTCAACATCACTGACGATGAAGCACTGGATGCCTTTAAAGAACTGGCCCGTCATGAAGGCATTATCGGCGCTCTGGAATCTTCTCATGCCCTGGCACATGCCCTCAAAATGGCACAAGCTGAACCGGAAAAAGAACAGGTTTTAATCGTCAACTTATCCGGACGAGGAGATAAAGACATCTTCACTGTCCACAAAATTCTGGAAGAAAAAGGAGAGCTGTAA